In Dermacentor silvarum isolate Dsil-2018 chromosome 10, BIME_Dsil_1.4, whole genome shotgun sequence, the genomic stretch AACTCAGTAATTCACATGGTTTAATGGATGTCGAACTGACAGCCAAAAGCTCCCAAAAATTGAAGGTGGGTTGAATAACACGCAAACCGCTTTTGAGTGTGAATTTGCATTTTCCGTCCATACCATGCGGTAGAGTTACACTGCGGTGAAAAATTCAATGCATGAAACTAATGGGCATGCCGTAGAAAGGTTATGCGAAGCGCTCTGTACCTGCGGAGAAACCGGGACTGTAATGATTCTAGAATATAGAAGTATTACGCCTGCGCTTAACTGAGCTAGTTGCTTCACCTTCAAGCCGAGTGTTAACCACGCGACAAAGGGAGACGGACAAGGATGCCAAGGCATAGTTTTGCGGTTCAGTCAGCGCTGCTAAGCTCGCCATTGCGGACAAAGGAGGAGAGCTTCATTCGATACAAAGAAATCCTTCGTCTCGCACTAGTTGACTAGTCCACTAGTTCGGTTTCTGGATCATACCGTGTTTCTCTTAAGAGCAGACGACCAACGCGACTTGGAAGCGAGGAAGCAGCATCCCGTATTGACAGTCGTGTTATGCGCAAGTATTCCGTTCTATTACCTTTACAGAGGGTCAGAGAGTCCGATCTATCATTTAACTCGTCATATTGATGACGAATGCCCTGAGGAGCTGCCAACTCAAGTCTGTCGCTCCGCTAACTTAAAACCATATTAAAATATGCTCAAGGCAACGTTCGCCCTTTATACTcggttacatatatatatatatatatatatatatatatatataggtacctATGCACGTAGGGGAAACGGACATCATGAACATTTTCGAACACAAGCATTCAGACGCATTTTACTGCAAATGTTGTACGACATTGTTTAACATCGCGTGTACACGAGGCATGACAGCAGCTATAAACTAGTGGGCGCCTTCAATTAGCTGATGACACCACCAAATCGTTTATACACTTCGTGCATAATTGCATGCAAATCCCGTAAATCGCAAGCATCGGCAGAAGTTTAAAAACTTATGCTCCAGCTCAAAACCATCCTACAGTGTAATGAAAGTTCCATGCGGCGTGAACCAATCTGAGCACCCAATGAATAGACTGTCAGTCGGCGACGTATTAATCCGCGCCCGTGCCATAGATGATGCGAGAAGACGATGAATCTAGAAAGTGGTGTGGTCATGGCCGTCCACAAGTCGTGTCACTAAGTTCGTCGTCCTCCGGTTCCTTGACCTTTGAATGCTGGCAGTGGGGGTTTTTTTTCTGTGGAAAAATAATCCACACCCCatgcactgcaggaaagctgGCGCGAAGGAGACTCATTGGGaagtggcacgtacccagtggcATTATTATAAAAGGTTACACCTACCCCGTGAAACATGCCTACTGTTCCTATGAACAACTGAAGCAACTATGAACCCGCCGGACGCAGCAATAAAACGATCACCTAACAAAAAAATCTCCTCCGACGCGTTGAAGGCGCATTTTCAGAGCACTCCTCCGCAGCAGAATCGAGACCCACGCAGTGTTGCAGGATATGCCACGCACCTGTGAGAATAAATGTTCAGTGAAACTCTCTATAACGCAAATGTGTACGCAAATGCTAGCGTAACTGGAATTGTGTacaaaaccacacacacacacacactcccacCGACAGTTATCTGTCATAGCCACCGCGCGTCAGTTTTTTCGGCTGTGGTTACAATTGCTCGGCGCATTTTTCGTGTCCCATGGTTGCCACCCGGCGTCGTGGATCTCGAAGCAGCATACCTGCTGCTTCGTTACTTGCTGCTTCACGTTACTTGCGAAGAGCACGCTTTGATTGTTATTTGTCTAAGGTTTCTTCTGCTGCTCACAAGTGGACGAGTGGAGCTGTTTGTTTCTCGCGATAGTAGAAAATACCCTTTGAAGACGGTCCGCCGTCTATACCGTCTCATAAACTGCGCTCCGCAAAACTAAAGAAGCCACAAGGCATGTGAACGCAGATTCTTTCGCGTTTAAAATATAATTCGGTGGTGTTTGTGCTACGTTACACAATGACGCACGCTGAGGGCCGTGCGGACACTGCAGGCGTCGGTGGCGGCGCGGGTAGCAGATGACAGAACCTGGAGGGATATGTTTCTGATGTGTTCGCCTTGCTCATTGGTCGAGGAGTCCATAGCTTTTGCAGTTCTACAGGCTCTCGGAGCATAACGGCGAGCGCTCGACGTAGTCATGTGAGACAAGTCCACCTGCGCTCGTCCATTGGCTTGGCGCTAAACGGGCTGTAAAAGCAAAGAAAGCATCGCTTTAAAGAACCTGCGCTTattacagcgaaggtgtttatTGTTGGCATACGTGATTTTATAGCGTCCGCACGGAAAAAATCTCCCCTCTTATGGCCGCTCACATCGTAGCTTGGTTTAACGGCCACCTAtgtctaaaacgatgtgtctGTGACTGTAAGACGTAGTGTGTGACGTAGTTGGCCTGATAAGGtgaccaaggggaaagggttggcgcaCTCGGCGCAagtgcgcgaacgcgctcgtcctttcgtcgtcgtcttctcctaAGCTGGCTAAGTTGCCACTCATCATtgtagcgtagaatttcattcctcttctgtcgtcgtaatgaggaggccgcgtttacgggggtatgagccattgcttaagggggtctTACGGGATAGACAGATGTAATAatagaggtgatacgcgaatgtatGTGTGTACTTATCGCCACGATGACCACCAATCGGGACAATAAACATGTTCGTACCTTTGTGTCATGCCCTAAACAGCTTACCTGGTCATCCACCgtcagagtggaatggctcatgaatttatTTTATTAGTGTTATTCGTACATGTGGAATTTCGGTTTGTTCCCTGCTCAATCGAGACGTCACGTGCTCATATCTGTAGAAGACTGGGTATTAGAGGTGTGTTTATAAAGACCATAGAACTTTTATGAAAGCCATAGTTTTCTTTAACACTGCCGCTATCTGGCGGTTTGTCAGTATCTTGGCGCTTATGGCCGACTTTGGGTCCCAAGTCGGCTGGTCGCGCTCTGGTCGTCTGCTCTTAAGAGAAACACGGTAGGATGGTAGAGGTCATAGAACGGAATACTTGCGCATAGCACGACTGTCAATACGGGATGCTGCTTCCTCGCTTCCAAGTCGCGCTGGTCGTCTGCTCTTAAGAGAAACACGGTATGATCCAGAGACCGAACTAGTGGACTAGTGAACTAGTGCGAGACGAAGGATTTGTTTGTATCGAATGAACCTCTCCTCCTTTGTCCGCAATGGCGAGCTTAACAGCGCTGACTGAACCGCAAACTATGCCTTGGCATCCTTGTATGTCTCCCTTTGTCGCGTGGTTAACACTCGGCTTGAGGGTGAAGCAACTAGCTCAGTTAAGCGCTGGCGTAATACTTCTATATAACATGGGAGAAGACATCGATAATCAGACTTGAAGTAAGCCTGCAGGATATACAAGATAGCAAGAATCAGTGATTCAGCACTTAACCTGCTCAACAGCAAGCATATCTAAGAAACGTATATCGTCTGGACACAGGGACAACTCCGGAGGAACAGCGTCCTCTTGGTGACATCGAAGGAAGAATGCCAACGAAGTACACGGGCATCGTATAACACAAAAAAGAGGAACAGAAATACTACCCAAGAACATACAGAAGGCTAGCAAAAGACCAAGCAGCTACATACATGCACGGAACTGCATTACACAGAATATTATTGCAACTAAACCGACGACACAAGTGCATGAAGCCATCAGAAAACCAGTGGGGAGGCTCTGTTGACGGGCCGGCATCCTGGGGACCAGCTTCGGATGGTGGAGAGGACCAGGCTGTCGGCAGAGAGCCATGGTGTGGTGCAATAAGTAGGCCAACCTACTAAGACGAGACAAGCCTTCCAGTTCCAGTTCTGCATTTGTACAATGACGACAGTTCTGGGCGTGAATTTTAACGTTCCTATAACGTTCCTTCATGCCATCCCACACAGCATTATTCCGCAAAGGAAAGTGCTGAAGTTGTATGCATGTCTGTAGGCTGAGGGCAGTGCAGATCCATGCATTATCAAATATTGTGGTATAACCTGCCCATAAAAAAGATGAGGATGGCCTGTTCTCGGGACTCCCGCAGATCCAGTACCTTTCACGCTGGAGCATTATTTGCGCTTGTCATGTCCACGAAAGTTTGTTCACTGCGCCTAAAACACAAATTACAATCGCCACTAGTTGCGCCGCCACATTTTGCCGCATTTGGTGGATCATGTGAAATGCACATGGAAAAAGTTAAATGAATCTTTCACATTATATGGGGAATGGTAATTGTTCTAGTCGCATCCGCGGTAATCAAAAAGCGTTCGTGTAATATTTTGATTTTGGTGCCGCGTTATCATGCTAGTGTTAACGTACTGCAGAAATAAAATTGTTCACCGTTAATGGTGTTACTTGCATTTCAGGACGCAGCCACAATACTGCAAAACATTTATCTAATAGGCCTACTTTCAAGCTCTGCCGCGAAAGAAGCATTGCAAAACCTACCATTGATTGCTGGGTAAGTTATTATCAAGGTGCTTGAGTTCGGGCTTCATCAGCGCTCTGTCAAAGCGCCAGGATGGAGGTGCACTGCGATGAATCGGAAGGTAAATCAGTTTTAGAACAGGGTATTTCCCCTTACGGGCGTGAAACACGAGTACCTTTAGTGGTCGTTAGGGTGCCCGACACTGTTTTCGTTCAAGAACGAACACGTACGGAAGACGTTAAAACACGGAGTACTGTCTGGTGCCTTGTGCCAAATATATCCAAGCTAAGATATTCCATTAGCAACTTTCCTGTCGTTTTTATGCCGGCACGCCTCTTTAGGTATAGACACCAAGTCTCCGAAAGATCTCTCGGAAATTGGGCGTGCTGTGCGCTCACCTAAAACAAACCTTTCCCCTAACGTTTCTGTCGAATTCAGTCCCTGGTGATCAACGATAACGACAACATAACGTTCacgaataatatatatatatatatatatatatatatatatatatatatatatatatatataccgggtgtttcagcgaacactttcaaaaagtcaAGGTTGCCTGAGGCACATCGCACAATTCtcattcatgagctggtctactctaagaggcgggcattacttgcacaaaaacatTGAAATGCTCAATCGGCTCAATGAAAAATTGCTAATTTAATGTTTAACTAAATAGCttatggcccgtattgcaatttacgaattctagcagTGGAGAtcagcaaggcggatccactggaaccaattctcaggatggcacaagtttccagatattaattcccgaactttacaaagaaatgcattggcggtccagttactttcttaagaatACGTCGTTTTATACATTGATGCAGGAAACTAATTGTGGAACGCCAGTgcctttctccgcaaagttcggcaatttatatctcgaaactggggtcATCCGAAGAATTTattacaagtggatccgcctagcgaactccacggctagaatttgtcaGTTGCAATATCGGAAATTGGTACAGGTAATTAgtggtcgattatgcatttctatttttagcaagtaatgtccgcctcttcgagtagaccagctcatgatcTAGACTTGTGCTAGCTGCCACAGACAACCTCAAACATTTTttagtgtttgctgaaacaccagGTATATTATATTGCAGTAAAACGCGTTGTGGGGTTAGTTGGTGCCTAGCTTTCacaagatgaagcgccaacagtgaccgcacactaagaaggaacaaaggCCGGACGCGGCGCttcctgtatttttttcttcttagtgTGTCGTCACTGTTCACATTCAGCGCcgtgtcctgtctttgttccttcttaatgtgccgtcactgttggcgcttcatcttttgaaaatTATATATTGCACTCAGAAGTGGAAGTCACTGGTGCCGCCATATTTGGCAAGGCTACTTAGCATACCTGAACATCTGTAACCCAATATTGTAGGCGTTATGCGCATTGAGCAATCAAATGCTACTTTTCAACTCTCAATAAATGATAAATCAAACACAAAATTAActgtggaataaaaaaaaagactcgTTGCTTACTTGTAACAGGTGCAAGCCTTAACCACGAGCACCTTAACGGAAAACAGAATAGAAGTCTTTTTAATAGTACGGAGTTATGATTAGTGGCTTTTTAATGTAACGGTTTGATGTAGCAGTACGAATTCTGAGGTAGATTtgaagtttcgagatattaattcccgaactttgcggagaaatgccttCCGTGTCTCATGGTGAGGTTTCAAGACTGTTTCCAAACCGTGTCGTTAACATAAAATGGTCATTTTATCATAAGAGGCAATAATGCGTACAAACCTGCCATTAGGCTTGGAAGAAAGATTAAGCACATGAACCGAAATGATAATGTGTATACGGAGATGTGAATGACGTGAATTGCTGATGAGCGAAACAGATTTAGTTGGGttataggagtcaaacgaaaggtaatgatgcgGTGAAGTGAGCTATGATAATAAAAGTTAATGAGaatgaatgaaggtgaattaagtggtgatagggtgaatcagaGTAATAGCGCAAATATGCTGGAACCTGGCATTGCATACTGCGGTACAAAACATGCTACGCTGCAACAATGGTTCATACTGGTTTTTCGAAAACCAGTATGAAGCACACGGTAATTAGTAAACTGAAAATTAGGCTCCTGAAATTGCCAGTGCCTGCTGACACGTGAACTACCACTTTAGACACTCAGTTGAACTCCCCTGCCGTCAACAACGAATAGACTCTCGTTTGCTTAAAATTTGGACATTTCTTATTGCCAGCCGCAACGCGAGCGGGGTGCAGCTAGCGAAGCGATAAGTGAAGGGGAAGGGCGTGACCCTCGTTTGACTTCGTCTCTCTGGCCGAGGAAAGACAAGCGCTGGTGTTGGCGTAGAAACATGACGTGAGCTTCCCCTCACGCTTAGCTTTTGCATAGCGAAGAACACCCAATAAGCGCTCGCATATATAGCGCGTAAAGGAATAAGGAACTAACCAAGTATTTGCAATTCTCACGTGTGGCATGGTTAAATTGGTTTATTTGTACAATCGTTTATTCCAGGCTTCAAGTGGTTACGATCACTGCGAAATGCGAATCATTTGCCTGGAATCGAATGGATGTCCTCGTAAGTACGACGTTAGGAGTGAACATGAACGTGGCGTTCTTCACCGTCTGTCGACAGGGCTCGCTGCCCTTATGATGGCCATATTGTATGAGAAAAGACAGCTGAATCTGAATCGGACACAACTAATTATATAGTGGAACTGTCTCCTTGCGGAAGACGCATGGCTTTCATTGATGGGAAGGAAAACCCTTAATATAGTGTGAAAAAAATGTTTAGTAGGAAATGAATAATCATTTTCTGTGAAATAAGCAAGCAATAACAGTTAACAAGGCAATAAACACATGTTCTGAGGCTCATTATTTAATGGAATGTGGAGTAGAATTGTAAAGTAAGTTTGCAGCTAGTATGGTTGTGAACTTCCCATAGCTGGTGCGCACTAAAGACTTATCAAGCTCAAAGAACGGAGAAATGTTAGTGAATGCAAAAGTTGCCACAACACCGTTTATATGCGCAATGTTTCAAAATAGTTTATAAATAATTGGTAATTCAACCCAGAGAGCTGATAAAAAAGAGGAATATTTAAGTTGAAATCAAATGGAGTTACATTCGAACGCTCTCATTTCTAGGCTTCGAAGTTTGCTGAGCTGTTTGAAGCATGTATTGCCCCAAGCCAGTAGGTAAACATTACTAGGGGTCCATTATACTACAACTAAGACAGCTTGAAGGGGGAAAGCCCgtgcgccgctaactcaatgacacgacgactaCTTTTTGTTGCCAAGTCAATCACTCTGAAACTAGAATTCAGTCAATTTTGCAAACATATGCCAAATTGCTttccatatgttttacatcctccttctcttgtcatcgtcacccatcatgcgcctctttcttccctctttctttcctcttcccctttccccaacgccgagtagctgtcTAGAGAAATTTAcgtcaggccgacctctctgcatttcgtgtCATTAAACTTCTCTGTCTTACTTGGGGGACAAAAGGACCAACCTGTGGCAAAAGCAGATTTAAATTGGTGacttggggtgctatgcaggatgcgccgagtctGGCTAAACTCGGTATCTTCACGAGCtatggcgacgccccaagatgaaagaactaatggtaccaAGAGAAAGCTCGTCCAttggcacacctccagtttcagtggtttatctagattcactttggttggctatcatcccttgggcgtggCCTTATGGGCGGTCCGCAGattggggctcacgtgatcatgcCGTcggtgggttcgaaggctagctgAGTTGACGTAGCTGATGGCTTCGCGTGCACTGTGTTCTCCAGCGcgtagttcgcgctgaagcgcgcggcagcacgaaggggaattcggtcgctgctgcagccgctaTTCATCGCGATTCAGTTTGAAGCAGAAGGCCCCTCCTTCCCCACCGAAAATCACTAACTAGAAGCCGTCTCACCGCGACTGGACCACGTGGTGCCTCTTTAAAATACCGCTGGGCATACTTGTGGTCATTTTCGCATGCATCGGCACTGGAGACATCCGCTTCTATGAGAAATGTCGTTACTGGCACTACCTGAGACGCTACCTCAAACGTAGGCGCCAACGATCCAGTTTATCGTTTCAAGATATTGCGGATCCATCATcacaaaactcttctgcaacCTTCTTTACCTTCTTAACCTTATCGTCATCAAATGTTTCGCGTGCATCCTGCCAGACATAGGGAGAATTTACAAACCGAAGCAGCAGCGACTCGAGCATGTTGCGAAGGCCACAATGGGCAATACTATAGCGAAGCAGGACGACGTTCTCTGCATTGCAATATTGTTCTTGAGAAAATAGCGGTGTACTTTGTACACCGCTATTACATCACTTAACATCACTTAAGTTCAAGCGAAATCACTGGTCTGTTGACACTCTTGAAATTTTATCGACATTTATTCCTACTAAGACACAAGTAACTAGAACCCGGATTATGAAATTCCTTCGTTCACTTCGCATTTAAGGCAAAAAAAGCTGTAAAATTTTCCCAGTGTACGTTTCATTTTAGAATGTACTATTGCCATTCTTATTTTATCACTTGCAGGCGCTCACAAATGCCATCAAAAGTACAGTTGGGAAGGTGCTCGCTCTATCCCTCTCGGCTGCACTGTGGGAGCCCACAAATAAGGACAAAAAAGAGATAGAGCTAAAGAACTGTAGCGACTGGATGGACAACACAGAGTATATGATGGTAAGAGTTGAGAGTGATATTATCGCATCGAAATACTACCGATCTCTACAGACACGTTGTCCAGAAAGCATGGGCCGAGTAATAAAGAATGGTTGATCATGTTACGGGCATAAGACATCATTGATTGTTAGCTGAAAAGCCCCAAGTATTTTTCTTGAGGACACGTAGATAGGTAGCTTACGAATAATGAAGTTCGCATTGACAAGACGCCAATTAAGCTGTGTAGAGGTAAAAGAAATATAGAGGTGAAAGATCCGGCCCGCAAAAGAAAGAGCAAAAATCGCACCATATGAAGATGTTTATGTTTATGAACTTCCTCAGTTTCACGACAAATATAACGCAGGCACTGGTGTTCATCGCTAAGCTTTGCCACGAGTTTACTCTGACGTTACCTCTTTTTTCCTGCGTACACTTTATATTGGCAAAGAACTAGCTAGAAACCGAGTTTCTATGGGCCGTCCGCTTTTTCGGTTAAGTAAACAACATCGTTGTCCTTTCGTGCGACATCATTGCCACATCTGGCATTTCTCCTCGCATAGCACGTGATTACGTACGTATTTATTCGGCGGGATACAATAAAAAAGCTGTTAAATCGCTCATTCAACAATTACATTAAGTAGCCAACAGCCCGAAGTCAATATTGCTGCATAAAGGAAACTACTAGAGGCAGTTCAGATAACAGGACAACAGGATAAGAAATAGTCTGTAAAATACAATAGACAATAAAGTATCAGCGCAAACGGGTACATCAGGAGCAGCGTCCATGGAATCACGCCTAATTTTTTTGATAATTCAAAGAAGATAACAATTTTCACTTTTGTTTCAACGTGGCGTAAACGCCGTGCGTGTGTTTTATTCATGTCACTATCCTGTTTATCGATTTTTTGTCATCTTCTGTTGCTTCCCAGTAATTCGGAAAGGGGCTGTCTATAGGACTTCATGCTGCAGTCATGCTCATTTTGCATCTAAAAACGACGATAACCGTTTTAATATTGTTATCGTTTAGTTTGTTAAGACCAGTAATTGTCGAAAGACTACAGAAACTTTGTGTTTTTTGTCAATTTGTACTTACCAACCCCTCATTATTCAGCATGATCCCGTATTCTGGTCCATGTCGCTGACAAGTGCGCTTGACGTACTCATTGTTGTGGTTTTTAGGCGAAAAGAATTGTCGTCGTTATATCCCCATTTTGCCCTCAAAGAAGTTTGTATACTGCCAAAATATGGCGGAGCGGTTTTGTCGTCAGCAAGCAACTAGGTCTACTACAGAGAGGGTTGAAGATTGTGCCACAAAACGACTATTTAAAATTTCAGCACTGCCAACGCACCGCCGGCACTATATAAAGACTAAGTGCACAAGGGCTTGGGCGCTCGCACAGCGAGAGTGAGGGAAAGGCGATGTAGACGTAAAGACGTGCGAAGCGACGGCCTCTTGTCTACTTCTATCCGTGACGATGGCGTAGTCATCAGATATGTGGCCTAACGCTGTCCAGCCTTGAGGACCGACCTCAGCGACCACGCCGTCCACGATTCCCGTGTCATGGATTTCATCACCAGAATGTCATCGTCCCCTGAGCCACGAAggcatgccgttcacgctcccttggcAATGATTAACAATAACCTTACCTCAGTGAACAACTCTCCCGGCAACTTGATGGACCAACTCTCTGCTGTAGCAGCAGCTGCACTACATCATTTCGGCCACCTCCGGTTTTCCGCCTGCAATCTTGCATTTGCCGGCTGTCTCAGAACTACCGAAGTCTAACATATGTCAGAACGACCCCAGTCTGTTAGTACATGCAACCAACGCGCTCGGTACTCTCCATGCCTGAGCAGAAAACAAGATATGGCTGGTTGTAACGGTGCTGATTCGAGGTAGTGTCAGGGATTGAGGACAACTACGAGGGCCATAAGCACAGGTCCCGAGCAGATTGGAGCGCAGCTTTTTTATGGCTGTTTTCTGTCGACCAGCACTGCTCCAGGACCGGAGCTGGAGAAGTACGTCACCTTGACGCGGCAGCCATGGCCAACAACACCTTGACAGATGTCCGCAGGTTGCCCTGCAAAGACACTGGCTCACCGTAACCACCCGTTACGGTGGGATGTGCACAGCAATCACAGCTCCCAGTTCGACTCACCATGGGGTGGCGCTTCATAAACCAACGCCAACGGAGCCTCCACCACAACCCATAAGCACGTAGCAGACGCGCTAATTTCGCATAGCAGTATAATCCAGCTGCAGCGCTGCGACGGCAACCCAGCGAAACTGGGAGTGGCACCTTATCTCCGCTGCGACTGCACCTAGCAAATGTTTTGGTGGTTGGGTTCACACCATGCCCCGCTGTTGACCCCGCATGCGTGTTATTCTTTTAGCCGCGCGCCTTGGACGCGTCGGCATCCGACACCACACCATCACTTCCAGATACTGATACTGCTGTCCATCCGCAACAGTCGGCGACACCAGGGAAGCGGGGGCACTTGGAGCCACCGGTTCCTTTAGTACGTCAGGCACTACTCTCAAGAAAACCCCGCCCTGTCCCCGGCAAAAAGCGGTGGGATTCTACCTAGTCCATCAGAGCCACATTGTTGGATTTCGGCGTAGTCATTCGCCGAATGCGCGGCTGTTCGCCTGTGGTCATAATTGCTTAAGACCTTCTCGCGCGCACAGGATGTGCAACAGAACACCGTTAGAGACGCGCATTGCTCGCGGTAATTTGTCGAGCTCGCCTAATTATAGCAGACCGGCGAGCCTCAGTCGGTCAGCAGCAACACTGTGACAACGAACGCGATTTCGGAGCAGAGCTGCCGTTTATTTCCTGCCGTACGTTCCGAATCGATCCTGGATAATCATCAGCGAGACCTGCGACCCGTGTGAAACAGTCAGTGCGGCccaccagagaagctggttgcatTGACCGGCTCACCAACGGGCTTACTTGGACTGGTCGACACGACATGCTAAGAAGCTTAATTGCAAGCAGCGCTGGAAAATTGCAGCATGGCCGACTGTAAAGACAAGGTTACGTAACTTTGGGCGCTCAAAGTGGGCGCAAGCAAAATACGCGGTAGAAGTAAAGGGGTGTGGAGCTACGGCCTCTTGCGTACATCTCTCGATGATTATAAATGTTGGAACTGAATATAGCCGCATAGCTCTAAATCCTAAATACTAAAAGTGCCACTCAGACAATTACCGTTCCCGGTTAGTGTACTGGGCTCTACAAATTGTTCGCGTTTTTTTGCAGAGCTGCACGCTAAGCCGTCCTTTGGAGGAATGCAGAGGGCCCATCTCGGTTTTTGTTGATAATCAGACCATCAATGAAGTGGTAAGGACGAATATTATGAATATATTTCAGTGTTTTTGTCTGTTCTGCCAGTGGTGTTGCAACAGTGAAGTCGAA encodes the following:
- the LOC125941042 gene encoding uncharacterized protein LOC125941042, with the protein product MEGLEKQCSKVLVLLSSDPRKEAEHASEESEDEGQEQEPLKPIKKLKDMLITGTTMPEEHDKRFFEGMVNTHEWKLSNSHGLMDVELTAKSSQKLKDAATILQNIYLIGLLSSSAAKEALQNLPLIAGLQVVTITAKCESFAWNRMDVLALTNAIKSTVGKVLALSLSAALWEPTNKDKKEIELKNCSDWMDNTEYMMSCTLSRPLEECRGPISVFVDNQTINEVYRPRTTIPCPSLRLA